The Rissa tridactyla isolate bRisTri1 chromosome 1, bRisTri1.patW.cur.20221130, whole genome shotgun sequence DNA segment TAGATGTTTACTCCAGAGCTTAATGATGAGCATTGGGCTGTCTATACTGTTAATGTTTGCAATCTTTTAGAACAGAAATAGCTAGTAAATATACCCTGAGGCCCCATAAACCATATTTATGTAAACCATAAACCCTACAAGCCTGTACTACCTCCTTTGATAATGTTCTTACGTTGCTGCGTCCAGACCCTGAGAAGGGGACTTCAAAAAGGAAAGGCTCTCTCAGTATGGAAAGATCTGTTAGCTATTAGGTATTCTGGGAAATTGCTCTGATGCATTcgaaggaaaggagaggattttTGGAGCTTTAGGTACTGGAAATCATTGCTGGGTATATTACAGGTTTTCTGTGTGGCTTTGGGCGAAGTACTTTGGCCTCGATTTTGTACCAGGAAAGGAAATGGGAGTGTagctactgacttcagtgggctcTGGATCAGGACGCTTGTCTCTCCATAATTTCTAAGCTTCCCATCTGgatggaaattttcttttaagacCTCACTGTTTTCAATTTACAGACTTTGAGCACTCCGCAGACATCATCCGAGCGAGGCTTCCCAGCCTGCACAGCCcggaggcagctgctgccattccCAGGTCTCTGGCTCCCAGGCAGACCACCTTGCAGACTGGATCCTGCTCCCTTGGGCAGAGTATTTTGAGTTCCCAGGGCAGGGAAGTACCTGGGAGAAAGGTTTTTTGGCCTGTGTGACACCAGTGTGAACTATCCAAACACACTCTGGGAACAGCGATGGTTTGGTTTTATCTGACACTAACAACCATGTCAACATATTGGTTTAGATCATGTCTCTTGCAGTGCTCTCTCTAAACAGTATATGTTTAGACAGCATGTATATATTGATGGGAAGTttgataaaaaggaagaaaggatgggaaaagaaaatattatcgGAACTTTGTTTGAAAGTCAGagcactaaaaaaaaatgaaagtttcaaGGTAACCCTGATTCTTTCCTCGCTTGTTATGTTTTCCATCCTTACTCATAATTCTAGGACTCCAGCCCAGCCCCAACCTAAGCAGTATTGACAGGAAAGGATTATCCGCAGGAATTTGACATATTTACATCTAGAGAGTGCCAAAGGAAAATCTTTGTGAGTGGAACAAAGCCAGCCTTATTTAACTAACTTCTTCCTCTAGAATTGTGGATGGACACCAGGGTGGGGCACAGGAATTAACTGGGTAACAGGTATTTCATCATAGTTTTTTCTAAACAGGATATTTGGTAAAATGAGaaactatttcttttgcttttattcctCTTACAGTGAAACTGGAATCACTTGAGAAAAGATTCGTCCCCGCACGCTAAGCTGAGCATCTAGATAGCATCATCTTGGAAAAGATTTTGAGATGTATTATTTATATATCCATAGCAGCCAAAGAAACACCTGCTACATAAGCTCCAATATAAAAAACCCTAGAGTTCAGGGATCTCTTTGTCTGAGGTCTAGCGGGCTACAGCTGTGATGCTGCATTAACTCTGAATAGCTCCGGGGTTTAATATTTGCATTATAAATGCAGGAATCATCCAACTCTGCACTTACAAATGGATCTCTGAGTTCCTTTCTCGGTGCATGAGCAAGCATGGACTCCTGAGAAGATACATTATATTGGGAGCTTGCAACACATTGTATACTAGATACTCTGGAGAGGTTGTGCTGCGGAAGCAAGCAGAAAATATACTTTTTGCTTTGGTGTCCAAGGCAGAATTGCTCTTTGAGCATCCTTGGTCAGTGTTAGACCAAAGGGGTTATTGGGAAAATGAATTGTTTTGTCCGCTCTTTGACAATTTCATCCCAGGATTTACGAATAAGTCCTGCCTGTAAATATTCTGACTCTGCATCTCTGGCATCGGTGAATATCTGCTCCTGGTTAGTGGAGGATGATGGTGACTGAAATGCATGCACGAAGGGCAGGGTAGCAGCAATGTACGAGCACCCAGGGGACCAACAGGGATTAGCACCACACAGTGCTATATATCATACACAGCTGatactaaaaccaaaaccaccacagcTTCCCTTCCAGCACAAACGGGAGCACAGGATGTACCACGAGGAAAAacgtctttcctttgagggtggcagagcactggaacaggctgcccagagaggtggtggagtctccatctctggagatattcaaaacccacctggacgcgttcctgtgcagcctgctctaggtgaccctgctttggcagggggttggactagatgatctcttcCAACCTCTGCCATTCTGTAATTCCCCCTCCCTAAACATCTATGAACGAAGCAGTTGGTGACACAACAAATGGGCCAGGGACCAGTTATTATTAGCAAAATGGCTAAATTGGGCAGAAAAAGTAGCAGCTGCTTCTAGAATCAGCCCGGCACCGGATGGCGGTGTTTTCAGGGATGATACCACATTGATTCACGGGATATCACAGAGTATTGAACAGGGGACCCGGAGCAGGGAGATGTGGGGGGGGAAGCTGCCGCCCGGCCGTCGCAAGCAGGAGCCTCCGGGCTGGGCGCCTTCCcgttccctgcccagggaaggaatTCCAGTGGGTCGGACAGACGGACGCGGAGGGGACAGACGGGGCAGACGGACGCGCAGCCCTCCCCGAGCCGCCGGCTGCCGTGccctgccgtgccgtgccgtgccctgccgtgccgtgccgtgccctgccgtgccgtgccgtgccgccgCCACCGGGGGGCgaccgccgcccgccgccctgaCCCGCCACCCCCGCCGCCAGCAGCACCGCCACCGCCTTGAGCACACGGGCTCGTTCTTCCCACGGAACAGCCGCTGAagattcttttattatttctctcgttccccttttcccttcaaTCCTCACTCCAGGCCAAATTGCCCAATCTTTTTCCCGGAGCATTTCAGCTCTGACCGTCACCGTTTTCCCCTTCAAGAGTGTCTCCAGCTCAGCCACATCTTTCTTGAAATGCCCCTGAATCCCAGAGTGTCCTTGGCAGCGCCGAGTAGAATGGAGGGCCCACACTGCCTGTTTTTAGGCTATTCTGGTGTTTGTACATcttggaaagactttttttcccctgtagtcGTTTAACTCCTTTGCAGCTatgtttacaccagctgaggatggCAAAAAGACTAAATTGCTACTCCGTTTTCTAATAAAACCTCTAACATAAACATTTAGGCCACCAGAAACTCTTCTTGCCGTTACAGGTTATTTCCCTTGAAGCGGTGGTTGAAGCCCTACCGGGAGAAGTCCCTGCGGCAGCACAAGATTAATCTCCGTCACGTTTGCCAGCGTAGTTATTTGGGCAAGCCCTTTCAAGGGTGATCAAGTCCACAGCACCTCGGGCTAATGGCTTCTCCATTTATAAGATGAGAGctgaaaatgaagacaaatgctAATGAACTAGCTCGATCAATACATCATCAATCAGGTGGACAGTTTCCGCTGAAATCTGTTACTGTAACAGCATGTTATTGATGAAATACTAATAATGTAAAAGAAGCTTGGCAACATAGACTATGGCTTGCTTGAGACCTTCTCCACTGCTTTTATTGGAAAGTGTGAAAACACTGGTAAAGAGCAGCACTAGGACTGGATGTGCTCTTTTGGATGTGCATTTATGAGGGAATTAGGAAGTGTTTCTGTGCAATGAGCCTATCAAGACAAATATAAAAGCTGAACCTCCAGCCCACCAAGGGATCCTGCTGTGCCTGCCTCCAGCCGTATTATTTACAGAGAATTATTGTTCCTATTGAGTGAAATAGGTCATTTCGATAGATTGACGTAGAATTTAAGTTACTAGAAGGGTAACTAGTAATTTTTCATCTCATCTTCGAGATCCAATTTGGCCCAGCTGCACTGCTGGCTTTACAGCAGCTTTAAGTTCCCTTATCATGCTGCTACTACTCTTCAGAGCCACTGCGTCCTCATTGAGAGCTTCAAGTCAACCTGGTCAACAGGTTATGTCAAATCTCTTCTAGATGGAAGGGCTTGTGTGGCTCACCTATTTTGTTGAACATGTAGGTAGTCTAATAACAATATTACCTATCTCTATGAATTTGGTCTCAGGAACTGCCAGGACATGACGATGCCCACACTCCTTTACAAACACTATAAGCAGTACAGGAGAAATTAGATTTGGCTCTCACCATTCCAAAGCTGCTTATATGGCAAGCTTGGAGTCATCTTCACAGGCAATCAAAATGAAATCACCCTTTCCCAAAGTTTTGAAAGCCAGGCATCCTTCATGAAGCTGGTATCCGTATATGGGCCTTGTACTCCAGAACTCAAAGATAACGAAAAGGAACAGCCACTTCGGAAAGATTATCTAGGTAGGTCCTTTCTGCACATTAGTTCTGTTCTACATGCTTTGGGCATTCAGAAAGTCTTACCAGGGCATTGCTGGCGGTGTCTGACACGGCGTTCCTTCAACGCATAAATCACCTATTTCACACCTTGCATCTCGGTCTTCTGTGCACTCTGGTCAATACCACTGCATTGAACTGGCTCAAGTCTGTTTTCAAGAGTTCCTCTGTAATCACAACAGACAGGATTGCCTCCACATTCCCCTGTGAACAAGTATAGGGCTGCGTCACATCTGGTTCTTCCCGCAAGCCCTCTCCTGTACCCCACTGGAAGCATCCTGGGATGCACTACGTTAAGTAAGCAACAATcaaaaaaagctgcaaagaaTATTCCAAATGTttattatgtattaaaaataccGCAAATAAGCCATACAGTTCATTTCACAGTAACCTAAACAACATTGTTCAAGAACTTGAGAAGTCAACAAAGAACAGTGCAGTTCTAACAGTGACAACAGTTACCTTAATGCCGCTGGTGCCTCTTTCTTTGCCAGCAATTCTCTCCCGTTTACAGTGGGAACAACACTAGATATGGTTCAGTATCTTATTTACCGAGGAGAACTCGGAACTGTTCCCACAAGCACACCACTTGTGGGACGTACTGTTTCTAATTCTTCTTCTCATTAGAATTATTCTTCTAATGTAGCCACGGATCCAGCAAGAGCAGGCTGAGGTGGGCATGATGTGCACAACCTATTTCCAAGGTATCCACGTGCAGACCCTGTTACCAAATCTTCGGATTAAAAAAGTAAACTTGAAAAGGAGGGGTATGAGAAATCTTttacaaaaagacagaaaacctaGCAAGTTCCATGAGGAAGTGGTTTGTAAATGAACATCTCGAGAATGacgtttttttcctcactctcaaCCAGCTCCTAGAAGGATCCGTTGCTACCAGTGCCCCAGGCAGGCACCCGGTGACAACAATGGTGACAAGAATCAGGCACCAAGTCCTGAATATGTAACAAGAGTTCAGGTCACTGTCAGCTGTGTGAAAACTTGGAAATGTATACACCTTAGAAGCAATTCTGCTGATTTCATGGtgattttcccttttcccccttgtGTGTTTTGGAGTGTACTATTATCGTTAGCATGCTTGCTATACATGGAACACGAGAGGTGCAATTTTGGTCCTTCTCTTTCCTCATTCAAATTCATGagcatttttacagaaaatcCTGTATCACAGACAAATCAGGCCTTTCCAGGAAAGACACAGCCTCATCATGTAAACAGCCCCAAAAATACGACAAAAATATTACTGTACCCTCTTGAAACTAATCCCATCCTTCAGATGTCCCTTCTAAGACCTGATCTTCTGCAGCAGCACCTGAAGATGCTGGGAAAGAAGCCTGTGATCCCAAAAAAGGAATCTCTCCAGCCACGTAGTGAAACACCTCTCTTAGGTCTTTGCCCCAGGCAATGCCGCTTACCTCAGACCTTCCTTTTGGGGGGTTCAGCTAACCCCTTGTTTAGGTCTTTGGTACAGCTGAAGGACTCACAGAAATATACTACAGCTCAACTGACGCCTGGTAAACTGACCACATGGCTGAGTCCCAAACTGCAGAAACGGATGAGTTGCTTCAAACCTGGTCCACACTGAAGCTTACCGGTCTAAACAGTTTAAGATAGGGGTGtagttttgttcatttgtttcttaAACCAAAACATACCAGTAAAATTCTCAGTGTGTACAGCAGTACGCTTTTCGTACAAGAACAGCTGTAGCCCTTCCGTGGGGGGTATCTAGTGTCATAGTGTGAAACACCTTCATGCCATTAAATATGTGCCCATGCTAACGAGGCTGTAGTGCCTTAGTTACACCACTACAGTTACAGCGGTACAACTTTATAGCGAAGATGAGCCCTTAGAAACTCAACCCCCAACTAAACTCatgttttcttaaaacaaaattttaaaaaaaaaaaaaaaaaggtaaacaaaaacccaaaaacactacacaaaagagaaataaaggaaataagcaGAACTGTCTCTATTATTAAAGTATTCTTATTCTTTTTGGAGGTatcaaattgcttttaaaaagagtaaaaaactGGGCATAGAAAAGCTATTCTCCTTGATCCATTATTTGCACAAGGAGCACCGCTGCCTAaactttttcatgtattttttctaCTTTCACAAACAACCTTTCCAGATCATTCCTCAGGTCGTCTATTGAGCTCTTCACAGACTCCAAGTTGTTCTCATTATTTTCAATTTTCACCGAGTAGGAGACTAAACTATCCACTGCAGTTCTTATCATTTTCAAATCGGAATCAACCTGGCTGACAGAAGATCTCAGTTCATCTACAGAGCCttccacagaagaaaatttttcaaGATAGCCTTGAGAATGTGCTTGACCTGCCTGAAGATTTCCTTGATCCAACAAAGTACTAATTTGTTTCTGGACATCCTGAAGAGCGCCAGAGGATGGCAGGTCACTGATGCTTCTCCTCAGGTTTTCCACGTCATTGTACAGCGAGGTCTGTGTTTCACCAAGATTTTTCAGAACGTCTGTGACTGAAGTTATGTCCATATCTGAGATCCCCTGAAGAGCAGTAATGCTTTGTTCTAGGGTACTGAGCTTATTCTCGTATTCTGCCTCCTTAGAAAAGAAAGATTGCAACTTTTCACTGTTTTGAGCAGCAACAGAAGCTAGAGACTCCAGGCTGTCTTCAATGTGCCTCAATCGAGACTCCAGTCCTTCACTGTTCTTCCCAAAAGTTTCTAATGCTTTTCtaaagagttcattttcttcccatttgttgAGGTCGGCTTTAACTTGAAGTAAATCTTCATCAAGTCTTTTAATGTCACCAGGGAGCTGCATAATAGAATCCTCAGCTCTCAGAACTTTCTCTTGTAAAGCTTTTAATGAAAGGTGTTCAGTGTCTGCAGCCTCTTTGAATTTCTCATGTTCTTGTTTGAGGTTGACTAGCTCTTTCACTTCAGTATACACATCAGACTCCATAGAGTCTATAGTACTCTTCAGGGTCTCTATgtccttttctttggttttcatggATGCTTGCATCTCATCAAAAGCATCTTTTAGCACCTTAATTTCATGTTTGTACACATCTGCTTCTCCTAGTGAATTAACCTTTGCTTTCATATTGTTGATTTCATCTTGGCTCCTTTGCTGGACTTCAGTGAATACAGCAATGTTATCGTTTATAGACTTGGTTAGCTCTGTTAGTCTCTCTTCCACTGTGTTTTCCAGAGATGTGAAGTCTCGTTCCCTTGCATCCTTCACCATGTGGATGCCGTCAGACAAgtctttcaaaatttcattttgcagcttCTGAAGCACTTCGCTGATCCGGTTTATTTCACTCTCCCCTTGTTTAACAGCCTTCTCAGTAACCTCCTGCTTCTGCTGAGCAATTTTCATCATGGACTCAAATTCTCCAAATGTGGCTTGAAGGGAACGCACCTAAAACAGAAATCCACATGGTTAATACTTACAATTTCATCCTTACCTACATTCTCACCCTTTGTGTCTAAGATCCTTATGGCCCTTGTTACCACATGAAACGATCACCTTGCAATCCTTCGTGCTCCCTACCTGAGGTGACCCTGTGGCATACGGGAGGCACAAAAAGCCCAGCATCTAGAGCCTTACAGCTCTATGGATACATAC contains these protein-coding regions:
- the CKAP4 gene encoding cytoskeleton-associated protein 4, whose product is MSAAKHRGPKGGSPPAAAANERGAQPGGAEEAAAAAAKKPASSSHGRGGRSAAGGGGSRSGSGPRRGWALVLGAALVLGAALPAGWYVRQLREEVGRSAREREASGRQRQELAATLDAVAQKVRSLQATFGEFESMMKIAQQKQEVTEKAVKQGESEINRISEVLQKLQNEILKDLSDGIHMVKDARERDFTSLENTVEERLTELTKSINDNIAVFTEVQQRSQDEINNMKAKVNSLGEADVYKHEIKVLKDAFDEMQASMKTKEKDIETLKSTIDSMESDVYTEVKELVNLKQEHEKFKEAADTEHLSLKALQEKVLRAEDSIMQLPGDIKRLDEDLLQVKADLNKWEENELFRKALETFGKNSEGLESRLRHIEDSLESLASVAAQNSEKLQSFFSKEAEYENKLSTLEQSITALQGISDMDITSVTDVLKNLGETQTSLYNDVENLRRSISDLPSSGALQDVQKQISTLLDQGNLQAGQAHSQGYLEKFSSVEGSVDELRSSVSQVDSDLKMIRTAVDSLVSYSVKIENNENNLESVKSSIDDLRNDLERLFVKVEKIHEKV